A window of Acinonyx jubatus isolate Ajub_Pintada_27869175 chromosome B2, VMU_Ajub_asm_v1.0, whole genome shotgun sequence genomic DNA:
GCTGTGCTGGGATCCTACACCAGTCTCCTCTCtatcactagctgtgtgactctagGGGAGTTACTTAACATCTCAGTGTTTCCCTATCAGTAAATTGGGATTAACAGTGCTTATCTCCTGATTATGGGAGATGGGGCGTCTCAAAGGTGTGCTATAAATCATGGCCATaagcattattctttttatactCCTTCAATGATAAATTCAGTTTACAGTAAATTTCAAGTTGTACACATTCAAAATGTATTCTGCATCCTTCAGTCAGTCATTTCTCTCTGACTTCTGTGTCACCACCCTAGTTATGCCTGGCCCTTCTCTCTCACTGAGCCTCCTGCGTGAGCTACTCACAAATTCCCTGCTTCTAGCCTTGTAGCCCATTCTCTACCTGTCAGCCAGAGTAGTCTTAAATATAAATCAGATTATATTAGTTCCCTGCTGAGACTTTCAGTGATTTCTCTATTGTGCACACTGGTCAAATCTGAAAgggacatttatttacttaacaaaCGTGTGTGGGTCAGGAGAGGGTGTGTTGCTGATGGCATGTTAAGGACTTTTCCAGTCTAACAGAAAAGGTAATAATTACAACCTTAACACTAGAAAAGAAGGTTGCCACAAAATAGAATTTCTGAAGCAATGTAAATCAGATGACCTATATTTTTTATCAAGACCAGATAATATTTGTGGTCCCGTTTTAAATTATCATGGGAGGAATGGGGATATAATTGAAGAAATGAACTAAAAGTTATGCTGTGTATTGAGAACCTACATGTGGGGTGCTCTGTTTGGCTCTGGAGACACTAAAAGATAAATGGTAGTCCATTGGCCTCCTGGTAGCAATCTAAGGACACATGTGAactgtattaaaagaaaaacacttggggtggctgggtggctcagtcggttaagagtctgacttcggcttaggtcacgagctcacggttcatgaattcgagccctgcattgggctccgctggcagtgtggggcctgcttgggattcattctctctctctctctctctccccctctctccccctttctctctctctctctctctctgccactcccccacttgcactctctctaaataaatacataagcttaaaaaCACAACACTTAATGAGCATATAGTTTGGTGCTCAATGAGACAAAGAGGCAGTTAGTGctctgggaggcagagggggaatCCCTCCTTGATAACTGCAGAGGTCAAGCATACACAGTTCACCAGTCATGCTGGCCTGGAAGGAAGGCACAGAGCTGAGAATGGAGAGGAAGCAGAGCAGGATACAAGGGGGGGGCAGTGTCTTTGGGTAGTAAGCCCTGTTGAACTGGAGTAGAGCAGTAGATTGTGGATTGTATCGTACAGTTAATTTTTTAGATCATTGTTTTACAGACTGTACGTCGTGACCCGTTAGTGGGTGGTGAAATCAATTTAGAGGATCTAGTCctctgttaaaaacaaattttaaaaaagtggaatGGAAGATGAGAATTTCATGTGTGGTGAAGATATTTGTTGATTTGTGAAactttttcatatatacatacatacatacatatatacatatatatacacacacacacatatatatggggTCAcagtataaaatgtatttcttattatggATCATACccaaaaaattttggaaaatactggaCTAGAGATCAAGCCTCCCTAAAGCTATCTGATTATCTGTATCTCCCATTCGCACCCAACGCAGGGGCCTGTGTACTGGCATTtctatctgttgaataaatggaagGCCTTGCATGGATTCCAGCCCAAGAAGTTTACATTTTAACCTGTAGGCAGTAAAATTTGTTGAAGGTTTGTGAACAGAAGGTTGGGGGGCAGGGTGTTTTAGGAAGTTCATTTAGCAGCTATACGTAGGATGTTTTGGAGAGTCCAGGCAGGGAGGAGGTAAGGAGTCCAGTTAGGAGACACTGCCTGGGCTTGGTGGCGTGTAGGACAGTCCTGGGATGGAAAGGTTGTGGCTATAATGgtgatttgtttttaagaagtgaaagggatttttgtttctggtttcatGTAGTCCTCATTTTAGACTCATGCCACTCACAAAACTGTAGCTCATCTAATCCAGTCAATAAGCATTGACTCTGTGTGTGAAGCACTAGGTGTGGCTGCTGCATTATCACTTACTGGGGAGTTTCTCTATGGGGCACAAATTAGCTCTTGTTAGCAGCAGACTGATCTCAGGAAATGACTCCCATGAATGGGAATCCACCTGAATGCTGTAAGGATTTTATCAGGTCACAGCTCACTAAGTGCAGATCAGTTTTGATTCCGTTGGAACAGGGCACGTGAGCTCTTTGGAGATGATTGTTTTAGGGAGCAGagcaagaaaatagaaatcaatgagCCGGAGGCCTTCCCAGAGCAATGAGAGCTGTCTTTCCAGATTGGTTTTTATCCTTTGAGCCCCATTACCCTTTATTCTtacttctgtttgtttgtgtgACCTAGGAAGTGGCTCAGCTGGGGAGCAGCACGTCACAGCCACCACGGAACACAGCCATTCCTCTGCCTTCAACACAGGACCAGTCTTTCCTGATCAACATCACCTTCTTGAAGGTTCTTCTCTGGTTGGTCTTGCTGGGATTGTTTGTGGAACTGGAATTTGGCCTGGCCTATTTTGTCCTCTCCTTGTTCTACTGGATGTATGTTGGGACACGAGGCCCcgaagagaggaaagagggagagaagagcgcCTACTCGGTATTCAACCCAGGCTGCGAAGCCATCCAGGGCACCCTGACAGCAGAGCAGTTGGAACGCGAGTTACAGTTTAGACCCCTCGAGGGGAGATAGGCCCTGCTCTCTTGCAGCTAGCCTCCCACATGGCTCCCTCATAGCCTCTGGACATGGGCTCGTGGGTTTGATTTCAAGTGCCCAAGACCTTATAAGAGCAGCTTGCAGGTTAGTTCTGTGGCTGTGAACTTCTGCATTCTTTCCCCAATCTTCTGCTGCGGTTTTATCATTGAACTTCTCTTTGGTTTTGGTGAAACCCCTTGAATGACACTCAGTGTGGATATGATGCCCTTTATAAAAAGTACATACTCAAAAAAGAGAGCTGTTTGTCTCATTATTTGAGAGAGGCACTTGTAAAGCAGTAGAAAGGGATTGGGGAGATAACTTTAAAACACCCAGCTGTTTGAAGGAATGGTGTGTTAAAATAAGTGTTCTCTTTAAGTCTTTTCGTATATGctataaagcatttttttccccctgaaaaatTTAAGTTGCacgtttttgttttctggttttttttgttgctgttgatgatgtttgttttttcattgttttttggtttttgttttgtgttttctgctttaaatcttgctttttttttcagtcattaatggtaatgaaaaataaaacagcttcaAAATACCTGCTTTTCAGAAACAGATCCCCATTGCCCATCACCATCTTCCATTCTCCTCAGTTATTCTGCTCCCACTTAATGAAGGAAGATTAAGAGAAGACAGAGTCCTAAGTGACAGGTGACGGGAGGTAGATTGGTAGATTTGGTAAGTGGTTATTTATGATGaattcagcaagaaaaaaattcctgagTGTGTTCAGATGAGAGATGTGGAAGTGGAACTCTAGACTTATTGGCTGTGTGGGTTGTTTCTTATATTCTGAGGGCTATGGAGTAAGCAGTCCCTTTCTTTGCCTGTGGGCCTCTGGTGAGAAATTATGTAAATAGGGGTAACCAGACATGATTTCAGTCGTTCTTCCTCTTCCAGTACAAAGTTAGTGTTTGGGTTCATTAAAATTGGACCAAAGCAAAccattaaatactttttttttaatcgatCATACTGATGAGTAAGAGGAGTCTAGTTTTAAAGcaatactttttttctgaaacttttaaaattttaagaaattagtgATTCCTCAGTAGGATTTGAACTTCAGAATTCAGTTATTCACTCATTCTGACAGTAACTTTAATATTTATGAGATATTCTTAAATAATGGATGCttattgctgaatttttttttctttcttgcctgatTTGCTCACTATAGCCAAACCTTAGCTCCATTTAAATGTAACTTTTACTCATTGAATGCCAGCTCCCTGGTAGGCACTTGAGGGAAAAAGCAGACATATTCCCATTGCGCTGAGCATACAGTCTAGCTGGGAGGGGGATTGgtggacaaaataaaacaagcaataGCAATAATAGAGTGAgatggggtgcctagctggctcagttggaagagcatgcaactcttgacctcagggttatgagttcaagccccacgttgggtatagagattactttaaataaataatttaaaaaaataatagaatgagGTAAGTTTCAGTTTTAGGAGCGTACAGAGGGGATGTTCTCATGAAACACACTTTGTAGCCAACCACGTGTGTTCCAGCCCTTGCTGAAAATTCTTCTGATCTGAGGAGCAGCTTTGTCTAGCCCTTTGCTGACTGGCACTTTGGCTGTCCCTCAGAACCCTCACTTGACCAGAAGTTCTCTATAGCTAACGAAGaagtactttctttcttttttttttattaaaaaaaaatttatttttattttttttgagagagagacagagcatgaatgggggaggggcagatagggagacacagaatccaaagcaggttccaggctctgagctgtcagtgcagagcccaacacagggcttgaactcacaaaccaaaccataaggtcatgacctgagcggaagtcagacacactgactgagccacccaggtgccccacaaagaaGTATTTTCTTCCGTGACTTGTCTCAGCTGGGCCTCCAGAAAGTATGGGAAACAGGTGAACCCCTATTAAACAGGCAAGGTTTGATCATATTTCAGATACATGATTTTGtttccagatttattttcttcagactTTCTTCATTTCCCTGGGTATTTTACTTGGGCTTTGACATTTCATAAAAGCCAAATACAAGGAATATCCCTATTCAGAGACTCACTACAATGCCCCGCTCAATAAGCATTGTTCTAGGaaagaattctcatttttaaaatgtgtaattcaggggctcctgggtggctcagtagg
This region includes:
- the SAYSD1 gene encoding SAYSvFN domain-containing protein 1; this encodes MEQRLAEFREARKRAGLAAEPNTSSRSAQTSGKKAEAAATPKAAPGWLKRFLVWKPRPANIRAQPSLAQEVAQLGSSTSQPPRNTAIPLPSTQDQSFLINITFLKVLLWLVLLGLFVELEFGLAYFVLSLFYWMYVGTRGPEERKEGEKSAYSVFNPGCEAIQGTLTAEQLERELQFRPLEGR